ATCTGGGAAGATGCCCTCATGCACTTTCTCAGAGAACAAATTCGCGAAATGGCCTCATAGTTCATCCCATGAAGCCACTTCCCTCCAAGCCCTCGACCACCAACCGAGGGCATTTTTAATTCCTCAGCTACTGTGCCAACGGAATGTTAAACACAGCCCCACCTCCCACATACTGCGGCATGTGGCCATCCCACTTCTCAATGGCTTGTTTCTGCAGGATTTCAGCAGTCAAACTTTCCTTCTGCACAGCTTGGGCTTCGGCTTCTTTTTTAGCTTGTTCCAATTTGTAGAAAGCCCGTTCGGCTTCTTGCTGTGCAACCTGTTTGGCCTCGATTGCTTTGTTAAACTCTGCGGAGAAATCAAAGTTTACGATAGACATGTCATCCACCACAATCCCACGCTTGCCTAAGCGCTCTTCGAGTATCTTCTTAGATGCTTCCTTTACCTCGGTCCGCTTGGTCAACAGGTCTGAAGCGGTGTAGCTGGCAGTTGTTGCCTTGAACGCCTCTTGGATTGCAGGAGCAATCACCTTGTCACTAAAGTCGATACCAATAGTCTGGTAGATCTCAGAGATCCTTCCCCGGTCCAAGTGGTAGTTAAGCGCGATAGTGGAACGGATCTCCTGCAAGTCAGAACTTGCCGCCGCCACATTGGACTGCTCCTTTTGTACCCGTGCATCAAACAGGGTTACCGATTGAAAAGGCCAGGGCGCCTTTACGCTAAGGCCAGGGTCAATCTCCCGTCCGGTAATTCTTCCAAACTGCGTGACGACACCCACCTTACCAACATCGATTGCTACCAGTGAAGTGAGGAGCCATAAGAAAATGACCGCTAAACTTACGAAGAAAATAATTTTGCCCTTTGGCAGGGTGGGATTCATATTGATGATGACTACTAATTGCTGGATTTAGCGTAGCATATCTCACCCCTTTCCTTAGAGCATAACCTCTTGCATCCTACGGAAGCTCATTGACTTTTTGGCACTTTTCTGCCAAGATCCACCAAATGGCATCTATGAAAAAGCGCCTCCTTCCAGTACCAAGTGCCACGGAGGTTCGCAGAACACGACAGTTACTGAGAGACAGCCGTAAGTCCTCACAGTGGCACGTGAACCTCATCCCCAATCCTCGGCACCTCCCCACCCCTTCAAAGGGCAATGGTGACCAGCCAACACAATAAATCTTCCTCGCCAGGCACCCCGCCGGCGAGGTTTTTATGTCTCTCCCCTCATTGACTTTTTCCCTTATTTAGGGTATAAGTTGACCCATGCCCGTTTTCAAATGTGCGAACTGTGGAGGATCTACCAACTCCACCACCTGCGACTATGTTGCAGGTCTCCGCGACGGCAGGATAAAGCACGGAGAAGCTGAAAAATGCTTCTTGCGCTTAACTCCTGACGGGAAGCGGTATGAAAAGGGATGTGCCTATGACCAGGCCAATTCCTTTCAACGGAAGTTTGCGGATGGCATCTTGGCGCGCCAAGATGAAACGTAACAAGGGGCCGATCCAAGTGATCGGCCTCTCTTTTTATATCCGTCTACTAGATCTATCTCATTGACAAAATGGCCATTTTATGGTAAAAGTAGCCACTGCACTTTCACAGCGAGCCGCGCTCAGGAGTTACATGAAAAAGATTCTACTGTTTCCCGTCCTCATCCTCGCACTTGCCCTTCTGACCTTTCCCAAGTGGATTGGTTACGTCTACCTAACCGTGACCGCCGTCCTCGGCGTCGCCGCGGTGGCAGGGGCCACAACGCCTCTCTGGGGCAATGTCCTTTTCTGGCTCCTCTGCGCCTACCCCTGTCTAGCCTTGGTGACATTCGTCGTCATGACGGTCTTCACCTTCAGGCACTGCTGCATAGGGATGAGTTCCTTTAAGGGTCATCTTAAGCACGCAGGCAAGCGGCATGTGGATAACCTTAAGGTGGCTGCACTGTGGCCGCAAGGCTGGTACACCACGGTCAAATGGGCAGAGAATTGGGGGATGGACTGGACTGGCGTTCTCATTGAACCGTTCAGCTACCTCCTCAGCACCCTGCGGCACGGACACCGTGTGGAGATGTACGTCGTCAAGCACGGCGAATAAGCTCCCCGCCCCTCCTCAGCCGAGACATCACCCTATTGATGTCTCGGTTTTTTATTACCCTGATTGACAGGTTCCAATAAAAAGCATATAAGCACTACGAGATGACAAAAGCTCTGCTCCGATCGACTCTTCTCGTACCTTCGCAAATGGGTGTGGCTGCAAGCTTTCTTGCCCTCGTCATGCTCACGCAAAAAGGGGCGGCCGACCTTGAAGATGTGGAAAGCCTCGTAGGCGACTACTACAGGTTCATCAACTTCAGCGAGCCGGAACTTAGGGAGCAGGTGGGTGACCGGTTTGACGTTGACGAGATAGTCGCTGCAACACCAAACCGGCATGAACGGGACACCCCGTCGCTCATCTGCACAGTTGCCCTCAACTCACAGCATCACGAAAGCCTCGCGAATGCAGTGGAGTCCATCGTCCTGACCCCCACCGAACCTTCTGCCGCCTTAGCTGCGCTGAACATCCTCAAAGACTGTTCCGACAAGAACACTCTTTCAGGCAAGGCGAAGCTCCTTGCCAAGTACCTGCAGGCAAAAGGTTACGCCACCGCGTGACACCTACGTCCCCTACCCGGGGACGTTTTTATTTTTCCTGTGCTTTTTTGTAAACCATACCTCTTATAGGTTGACTTATAAGGTTTATTGTGGTATAAATGCCCAACGCACAACAGGTGCACGGAGGAACATTGCAGACTATCGCAAACTTTTGGCCGCTCTGGCTTGTCATCACCCTGCTCGCAGGTGCCATCATGTTCACGAACCAACTCGGGCGCATGAAGGGCATGACAGTGAAGGGCAACACAGACCCGGCAAAGTCTTTCTTCGCAGGCATGTCCACCCTAGTCATCGCCTGGCTCGTCGGCTCGGTATCCAGCGTCTTGCTGGTGATCGGGATCATCGTCAAGGTGATCGAATATGCCAAACAATAGGGAATCAAGAAAACCGCATGGTACGCCCAGCGGTTTTTGCTTATTTAGCACCTTGACAATTCAGCGAAAATAGTGTATGATTCCCCCGCAATCGCATTACGGGACTGACTGGAGAAAATTCCGGCATGATCCCTGAGCGTTAGGAGCACCTTAAAACATGTCCAACATCGCACTACGCATTTACCTCAGAGGCGGCGCAAAAGAAACCCTGGCCAAGCTGGCTGAGGAAGGAAAAACTGGCACCTTTGAGATCAAGACAGATCAGAAAGCCGGCCTGGACTACATTCAACTCATACAGTACGGCAACGGATCGCTGGGCATTGTCGAGCCGGCCGTGAAGCGCATCCCTCACAAGCTGGTCGCGTACGTCACGTACTTGCATGACATCACTGACCAGGGAACCTTCCGGAACGAAGGCGTCTATCAAAGAGGCCGCACCGTCCTCACCATTTCTGGTGACACTCAGGGATACGGAGAAAGCTCCTACTCAGTGCAAAAGGCGTTCGTGCAGGGACCCTCTTTCGCCACAGTGAAGGCGCTCTACGAAGACGTCCGGTGCGGAGCCTTCAAGCCCACCAAGGACTACGGCCCACCCCAGCCGTTCATCCTAGGCAAGGGCGCCGATGACAGAGATTCTTAAGCACTCGCATAGCGAGAGCTGACTACCCCACCCGATCAAGTTTTGATCGGGTGGTTTTTATATGTAGAGGCATTCCACCATCTCTTTCCAAGCCCTACCTTTCCTTGTATAACCAAACCAAGACTCCAGGGAGAGTAAGAACCAGTATGTACGTATTGACTTGGACGCAACAGGGTGTCGAAAGGCCCCACTCGGTAAGCCTCAACGCTGCTACTCCGGAGGCAGCAACTACTGCCGCCCATCAGCACTTGCAAGAACGATACGGCGACCGCATGAAGGAAGAGGTGCTCAAGCTAGAGCTTAAGGCACCAGACCAAACCCACATTCCCCTTTCCCTTCCATAAAGGGATACCGCACCACGCGAGGGAATTCCCAATAGGCCATTCCGGCCTATTTTCTTTTGCCCAATACTCATTGACTCCTTGCGGCCCATATGGTAAGGTTCGCGTCGGTAACTTCTCATGAAGAACTTTAAAACAATCGCCCTGATCCTTTTTGGCCTTCTTCTAGGAGGATGCCACATTGACCTTTCCGAGCCACAGGCAAAGGTGGAAGCAAAGCCACCCAACATTGTGACCGCGACCCCAGCCCCCGCAGTGCAGCCACTTTCCACCTCCAGCCCCACGCCCGCCTTCTCAACCCTGAGCTGGCAGGAACAGCAAGATGTCTGGAAGGAGCGGCTTGCCGATATCCGCACTGCGGTCAAAGCGGACAACCAACCTGACAGCCGGAAGATCCTGGCCTTCCTAGAGACCAACGGCAAACTTGTTGACTCCAGCAAGAAGGAACCGGAACGCCTTACCGGCAAAAGGTTCCACATTGTGGTCATCAACGGCAACCCAGCAACCTGTAGCGAATGGGAAAACGCCATTGGGGATGGCCCGAATGTCTTTGCAGTCTACAAAGACGGCATCTCAGCCGTTGTAGTGAAGAAAGCGGATTCAGTCCCGCGTCCCATCCAAGGGACAGTCGGATACCATGAGACCGTGCATGCCTACAACTGGAGGACAAAGTACCTTGACCGCGGACTCTCCCTAAAAGAGACCATGATAGAAGAGGTCAATGCCTTCACGCCCCAAGTTCGCATGTTCCGCGCCCTCTACGCGCCAGACTACGAGCCATTCCGCCAGCAACTGATGTTGCTCGTTTTGGCCAATACGAGGCAGCGCATGCAACTCGCAAAGAACCAGGAGGAGTCTTTCGACGCCCTGTTTCCTAGCCTAGCGTACGCCCTGTCTACCTTTGACCAAGCGGCCGCAAGACGGGCATTCCATCTACCAGATACGGCGACCCTCCTAGACCTGGCCCACTACCTTAACTTTGCCTTCATCGATGTTGGCTTTGAGGTTCTGGAGAAAAACACTACGAGCCCATGGGAAGCGCAGAAGCTAAAACCAATCTTGATACAGAAGATGCGCGAAGAAGCCGGCTTCAACGATTAGCCGGACCCCAATCCCCTCACCCACCAGTGAGGGGATTTTCTATTAGAAAGAATTGTCATTAGTACAAATCATAAAAGTTACCAATATACCTCCTAGAGCCTATTATTCACGCTTTGTTCATGCTATAGTCCCGACATGGAAAACTGGAAGAAAAAGGTTGTTGAGTGGTACTTCCGTTCTCACCCCTTTGAAAACGAGGCATTGTACGAAAAACTAGGTGTCCGCACCTACTGGAGATACGGCATTAACGGCGGGAGGAGAACTACCCTCGCGGAGTTCAAACGGTTTGGCTGTGCGGTTGCCATGCTTCGCCTGCGCGACCCGTACGGTCTCATCTCGACCACAGAATACGTCGAGGGAACCCACTTGCGCTCACTTGCAGTCGCAATCATATTCTCTCTCGTGTGCATCTTGGCTCACCTCAGCTTCATTGCGGCGATCCTATTCCCCTTGGCCGTAATCTTTGACCTGTGTCCAATCCTGGAACAGCGCTGGATTAGGCTTCGGTGCCACCGGCTTCATGCCGCGCTCCTCGAGCGCGATATCCAGAAGCCGGGCACAGCAAGCAAGCTGCCGTATGTCGTTCGGAAATTTAGGCTGCAGACCGGTGTAGAAACGGTGGCTGCTTAAATGAGGAAAGGCAAAGAAAAGAGCCCGCACTGGGACGAACGCCAGGGGAAAAACTCTTTCTCCAGGGCAGATCATCCCTACCGCGAAGGCTTCCCGCAGTACCCTGTGGATAAAACCTACACGGTTATCCACTGCGACGGCACGAGGCACCATGGTGCCACCGTCGACTTGGACCAACAGTACACCGTGGAAGGCAAAGCCTGGCGCACCAACACCGGCAGCCTCATTGAGAGGTACTGGGTTGTCGCCTGGATGGAAGAATAGCCCCACGTCCCCCAACCGCTCATGGCCACGTGCCTGAGCGGTTTTTACCTGCTAGTATCGAACTTCAGAAGCGGATATCCGCCAGGAGGACCTTTGCAACTTATCCTACCCAAGACCCTTGTCCCCGACGGCGAAATCCTTCGCCCCCTCTTCTTTCTCGCCGGCCCCATTAAAGGTGGTGGCAACTGGCAACAGACTGCCTGTGACCTCATCGCTAGTAAGATGGACCCGGTAGCCATTGCCGCCCCTCGGCGTTGGACCGCAGAACACCCAATGCATACACATAGAGCTCCCGGGCAAGAGGAGGCGTTTACCCGCCAGACTCTCTGGGAGCGGCACTACCTGGACCGTGCCGCGGACTGGGGCTGCGTCCTCTTTTGGCTCCTTAATGAGTCCAAATCGGAGCCCCGGCAAGACGGCCAACCCTACGGAAGGGATACTACGGGAGAATTGAGTGCCTGGCGCATTAAGCTCCTGCACAACCCCTCCCTCAAGGTAGTCGTCGGCGCGGAACCGGACTTCCCCGGCTTAAGCGTTCTTACCTGCAACCTCTATGAGGACCTGGGGTATGACTTCCCTATTTACTCCACCCTGGAGGAAACAGTGGACGCGGCAATTGCCATGGCAAACCAGGAACCACGTACCCTTCTCGCCCCACAAGGTGAAATAAAGGTCGGGATGATGGAAGACCCCCACTACCGAAGGGACATGATTGCCCAGTTCGGTGCAGAGAAGGCAGCCAAATACTTTGAGGCCGGCGACCTCATTGACTCCCTTTTGGCGAGAGGGGTGCCCGTCCGTGACATTCAGGAGCTTCTCCAAGGAGATCTTGTTGACTGGCAACTTAAAGCGTTGCACGCCCTCAGCGAAACGATTGGGAATAAAGCACGCGCATAAATCCATCAAAGCCCTCACCTGTGTGAGGGCTTTTTTCTTTTACAGGGCGGCCATATGCTCCGCACTTCTATGGAGTGCAGTTCTTACTTGCGTATAGGAAACATGGTTCTGCTCCACCCTATGTGTGAGGTGAAGGACGTCCGCCTTTACCTTTGAAACATCCAGCTTCAAACCAGCAACATCTCCCCTAAGCTCTTCCCGCGTTTGTTCAATCTGTGCAATGACAAATGCAAACCGGTCATCAATCCGCTCCTCAAGCGTAGGTTTGGGTTTCGTTTCCATACCTTATTACTACGCAGACGGCCCCCTTAGAACAATCGAACAAACTACGCGCAGAGTATGACCATTCCTAATCAGGCTCTAAGAGCCAATACTCATTGACTTGATGTTCGTTTCGTGGTACAAAGCGCGAAACAAATATGAGTGAACCTTACTGGAAAAATACCCTTCTCGATCGTCGTACACTTCTCCTGGAAGGTACCCTCACTGAAAAAGGCGTGGCCAAGCTGATAGACAACCTCTACCAACTTGCCAGCCTTGAATCCACCGAGCCTATCACCCTGTTCATTAGCTCAAATGGCGGGTCGGTATCGCCCGGCCTCGCACTCTTTGACGCTTTGCGCCAGGTCCAAGAAGGGGGAACCAAGGTTGAAGGACATGTTTTGGACGAATGCATGTCGATGGCACTCACCGTGCTCTTGGCCTGCGACCACCGGACAGCCTTCCCTAATTCCCAATTCCTCTACCACTCCGTCTGTCTCGACAGCCTCCCCGGGTTTGTCGTCGGCGAAATAGAGCGCAACCTGGACAGCTACCACGAGCGCCTGAAAAGGCACATCGACGATGTTATCCAGAGCCAGAAACGCATGATGCTCATGGAATCCGCACGCTGCGGCCAAACAGTTGAGACGCTTGAGTCCCTCTGTCGCTATGGCGACGAACAGCTCACCATCTTTTCTGACCAAGCCCTACAGCACGGTTTCATACATGACATCGTGTCCCATCACCCCAAGCTTCTTCCGAAGATGAGCCCGCCGCCCGCTAACCCGGCATAAAGGTTCTGCTAATCCCACACCACACGGTGTGGGATTTTTCTATTAAAAAAGCTGCCCAGTAGTACCGGGCAGCGTGACAGAAGCGCTGGCTATTCCGTAATGACATCTTGCAGGCTGAAAGGAGGCTCGCATAAGACGCCCAACTCAATCTCTTCATCGCCGATATTGATGAGCTGGTGGACGACGCCAAGCGGGATCTCGATGAGGTCGCCCGCGCGCACCTCCATTTCTTCCCCATCCAGAATAAGGAGGCCGATACCTTTCTCCATAATGTACACCTCATGGGTTACGAGGTGTTTGTGGGGAGTAGTACGGGCTCCTACCGGCATGGTGAGGCGCGCGTAACTGGCAGCATTATTGCGCCACACGGGACGCACTTCTCCACAGGTATCGAGGAAAGGCGGGACTTCCGCCATGACAACTTTTTCAAACGGCATTGGCTCCTCCTGAGTCAAACTTACCTGAGGGTACCAACTTATAGGTATGCTGTATATCCACAGGCTCCTGTAGCTAGTTACCCGCTTCTTCCTGATTGACAGGCCAGGTCTTTTTAGCTATCATCTGCAAGCAAATCGCACCCTTGCGAATGCGACGGAGAACCAATGGATACCCTTGAAAAACAGACAGAACCCGCGGCCAACAGCCAGGCATTCACCCTTTACCCCATCATGCGGGCACTGGATGTTGCCTCAGACCTCTTTCCCGGCAAAACGCTGGACTGGAAAGCGGCAAACCCCATGCAGGAGATTTTCCTTCGCTTCTTCAGCAAGCATCGGGACGAACTCAACAATGTGACCGGCCTGGATGCCATCGCCGATTTCGACTTCGACAAAGTGAATGCGTGGATCCGCGACAAAGGGTTCACCATTCAGCTGGACCCAGCCATGGGGCCCGGTAACCCATTTGCCACCGCTTCCGTGTATGACCAGCTGGTCAATTGGAGAAATCCCGGCAAGGTGACGACGGTTCATACGGAGGACAACACCTCGTACCCCGCCTTCCACCTGAAAAACGGCGTGGAGGTGCGCACATACCGTCACTACTCACACCCCATCGTGCAGATTGCCACGGAATCTGGGCATAGCGTGTTCATTACCGTCTTGGACGCACCGCCTGACGCAGGCCTCGCCGTCTTTGATGCGGCCATCAGGCTCAACGCTGGCATGGCAGATATCCAAAGCTCATATGAGTATTACAAAGGCGCGATCATCCCGATGGTTAACCTCAACCAGGAGAACGACATCTCTTGGATGAAGGGCCTCTTCACGGATATCGAAGGTGACATGCCGGCCATCATTTCCCAAGCCCTCATGCAAACCAAGCTGCGCATGAACGAGAACGGCGCACGCATGCAGGCGGCGGTAGCATTGGGCGTTTCCAGAGGGATCAGCATGGACGAACCCTATGTGGTGAACCGAAGCTTCCTCTACTGGTGCACCCAGCCCGGTGTCACGCTTCCCGTCTTCGCCGCGTATGTTACGCCAGAGGACTGGAGCAATCCTGGCGACATGAGCAAGGCCTAGGCCAAGCTCTTTACAGTCAACCTACCTACCCCAAACGGGGTAGGTTTTTTAGTACATGCGACGCAGTGGATTGACAAACCTCACTTTTCCAGGTTAAGTGCCACTAATCCAAAAACGCCGGAGGGCCGGCAAGGAAGGTTGGAAACATGGATCCTTACGCAGCAAAAGCTGAAGAGTGGGAGGGCGAGGACGTAGTTGTAACGCGGGCTAATGCCCCAGAACTAAAAGGCAAACTGAGCGGGCACGATGAGCACGGGCTCACTGTTACTTCGCCTCAT
This genomic window from Verrucomicrobiia bacterium contains:
- a CDS encoding prohibitin family protein, giving the protein MNPTLPKGKIIFFVSLAVIFLWLLTSLVAIDVGKVGVVTQFGRITGREIDPGLSVKAPWPFQSVTLFDARVQKEQSNVAAASSDLQEIRSTIALNYHLDRGRISEIYQTIGIDFSDKVIAPAIQEAFKATTASYTASDLLTKRTEVKEASKKILEERLGKRGIVVDDMSIVNFDFSAEFNKAIEAKQVAQQEAERAFYKLEQAKKEAEAQAVQKESLTAEILQKQAIEKWDGHMPQYVGGGAVFNIPLAQ
- a CDS encoding ATP-dependent Clp protease proteolytic subunit is translated as MSEPYWKNTLLDRRTLLLEGTLTEKGVAKLIDNLYQLASLESTEPITLFISSNGGSVSPGLALFDALRQVQEGGTKVEGHVLDECMSMALTVLLACDHRTAFPNSQFLYHSVCLDSLPGFVVGEIERNLDSYHERLKRHIDDVIQSQKRMMLMESARCGQTVETLESLCRYGDEQLTIFSDQALQHGFIHDIVSHHPKLLPKMSPPPANPA
- a CDS encoding cupin domain-containing protein, giving the protein MPFEKVVMAEVPPFLDTCGEVRPVWRNNAASYARLTMPVGARTTPHKHLVTHEVYIMEKGIGLLILDGEEMEVRAGDLIEIPLGVVHQLINIGDEEIELGVLCEPPFSLQDVITE